ACTTTATTATATCGTGATTAGGTATAAGGCTTCTTCCCTGGAAGGAGCCTCCCATGCGTTGCCCTCGTATCGCAAACACCCGCTGCAAACATCGTTTATTCAGAATCCTGTGACGCAAGCGGAATGGATTCAGAATGCGGAAAAAATCGTTGCCAAATGGCGTCGCGGCGAAGGGCTGGAGCGTTTTCATGCCAATGCATTGCTCCAGGGGATGATCTACGAACTGATCATGGAGTATGAGCGTGGTCAAGGCGGAGCAGAGTCCGACATGGTGGATGTTGTCGTGTCCTATATATCATCGCATTATCGCCAGAATCTGGAGCTAAAAGAGTTGGCAGCCCTCGCTGGATGCAGTGTAAGGCAGTTGCAGCGACGATTCAAACAAGAGAAGCAGCTCGGGCCGATGGAGTACGTCATCCAGCTGCGGATGGAGAATGCGTCTCGGATGTTACTTCATACGGATGCTTCCATTGGGGAAATTGCTGACAAAATGGGCTATCGCGACATGTATTATTTCAGCAGGGCGTTTAAGAAATATTATGGCGTTCCTCCGCTGCGTTATCGACTTGCTGCCGCTTCAGAATTAGATGAAAAGTATGCTCAAGCCTTACTGCGGAATCGCACAGCTTCTTCGTACGAGTCGGCCCAAGGTCCGGTGATCTGCCATATGCGAGGTGAATATCAAGTTACTGAATCACCACAGCGTATCGCCGTACTGGATGTTCAATATGCCGATCATTTGCTCGCGCTTGGGTTGTCTCCAGTAGGAAGCGTAGGATCGGGAAGTGCCGTGGTCAATTTCCCTCAGTACATCCGGGCAGGACTTCAGGGTACCGAATTACTCGGAACGTACGAATACCCTGATCTGCTTGCGGTAGAACGATTGTCACCGGATCTGATTATCTGCACCGAGGTGCATGATCAGCATCATGAACGGTTAAGTCGAATCGCTCCAGTGATTATGTTCAAGCGTAATGAGAGCTGGCAGACCATACTGAGTCTGTTCGGTGAACTGACAGGCAAGCGGACAGAGGCCAAGCGTATACTTGCGGATTATCATCGACGTACTGCTTTGCTGTCCGAAGAACTGGCTCCGGTACTGGCAGGTAAAAGTGTGGCGCTGATCCGTCCGCTCGATTCTCTTGTTCGGGTTCACTCTGCTGCTCATCGTACAGGTGCTGTGTTGTACCGTGATCTGGGTCTGCCTGTCCCGTTATTTGTATCCGATACCGCCGACACGGCCTATCATATCTCGGTTGATAGATTACCGGCTGTACAAGCCAGCCATTACTTTTTGCTCAGTAATGAGCTTATGCAGGATGGGATATCCGCGACAGAACAGCGTGTGTGGGGGATGCTGGATACAGGTGAGCGACAGCACATACACTCGGTAGATGCTGCGACATGGATTGGGTGCTATGGGCCGATGGGGATCAATGGCATTGTGGATCAGATTGAGCAGGCGTTGTTGGGGTGAGGGGCAGCTTTTTCATGAGGGAAAACAAAAGAAACCGTTCCGTAGTAGTAAATGGAAGTGAGAGCAACCATATACCAAAGGAGACGGTTTCTTTGTACATTTTACATACTTGAATGAGGACACATTAGATCAGGCCGAGTGTTAATAATGCAGGAACGATATACGAGTCAGGGGGATATGTTAAAATGATAGAAAGTTGAACCAATACGAATAACAGGAGGTATAACACATGAAATGGCAAGAGGTTAGAGAACTGTTCCCAGACCAATTTGTTCTGGTTTCTATCATTCAATATCATGAGGAAGATAATAAAAAAATCGTAGATGAAGTTGCACCAATTCGTACCGTATCAGAACAAGATGCGAATAAAGAGTTTTTTCGAGTAGAGCCTGGTAACGTTGTATATCATACTTCGAATCAGGACTTTGTGATTCATCTCCGTAAAGATCCATTAATGAGAGTGAGACGTAATACGAATGAAAATTAACTATGATGGACAGCTAATTACAACGTCACTTACCGTTACATTTAGAGGAAGAACACTGAAAATAGATGATGTCATTATAGATACTGGATCTTCACATACGATCATTAGTCCTGATGTTTTAGAGGAAATCGGCGTTACTTATGAAACAGGGGATTCAATTTTTGAAGCATACGGGATTGGAGGAAGTATTCCTTTTTACACCAAAATCATGGATAGGATTGTAATAGACACAAACAGCATTGAGAATATAGAGATCGATGTAGGCATATTGCCTAAAGATCATAAAGGTCTTCTCGGGTTGGATATTCTGAAACAACAAAACTTTATTATTGACTTGAAGTTACTAGAGTTACGTAAGTGAGTTTTGAATTATCGGCTATGGTGAAATTGACTTAGAAGGAGAAGTTATGAACGAAAAAGCTAAAGGGAAATTAAAAAAGCAATTCCTACTCATCATTTTATTTATTTTTATCATTGGAATTCAACTAACTACCAACACCTTAGTAAACCATTCCCCTGTATGGACAACTGCATTATTAATTTTTTGTTTTCTTATATTTTGTATACTTGGACTTTTAACATACCTTGATCTCAAGAAACAAGAGCAGCTCATAACGATTGGACAAATTGTAGATGTGAGGAAGAATAAAAATATGATTATAGTTAAAGGATTGGGACGAGGCAACAGCAAGATTTTAATAAAAGATGGTCCTATCCTGAATATGATGCAGCCACATGACCTGATTGAAATCACGAGATTAAAATATACAAAAATGATAACGAAAAAAGTGTATAAGGATGAAGAGATACAACTTTGAGCAAGTGGTGGGAGAGATAAGTATTTTACATAATAATAAAGAGCGTTTTTGGATCTACATTCAAGGTAGGAGGAGAGAATGTAAATGAACAACATAAACTCTCATCATTGCAACCTAAATATACGGTATGACCTGCCTGATGAGGTATGGGCTAAAGTATCTGAATTATATGAGCGTATGCAAGGGTGGAGGGGTTATAAAAGTGGGATTCCACATTGGTTTGGAACTGAAGAGGATGATGTATTTATTGAAGCATCCGTTGAGCCTAGTGGGTTATCCTTTTATGCGCAGATGAATAGCGAGGATTGGACTTCTTGGATAGAAGCATTTAAGTTGGAAGCGTCAAAAGTGTTGGGCTTTGATGTTGGTGAACCTGAAGATGGATAGGTGTAATAAATGTTATTTAATTGTGGATGTCCACGGTAAGGGAGGGTGACATCGGTGTCTAGATGTATTGGTCCCAATTATCAATGGTAAGCTCATTCAGTGGAATGATAATTCAACCAAGCTGCGTAAATTCTATAGTGAAGCATTTAAGATGGAGGATCTAAACCAATAAAATGATCTAAAAAGGATAAAAAGAAAAAAATGATAAACTCTATTAGCATTGATGAGCGGAACGGGACCACATTTAATGAAGAGATCGTTATGAACCCTACATGGGCAGACAGTTTAAGTTTTTTGAGAAAACTCGATGGAGATAAATTTACATTAGTTTTTTTTGAGGTATCAGACACAGGTTCAGCATTAGTTGGAGGTGGACCGGAATATTTTGTTGTGTCCATTACAATGGATGAACATATATATACGCTTATGAACGACAGGCAGGGAAACAGTGAAATTTCTCTAGTGATTGGTGGTCAGTTAGGCAATTATTGCGATAACATTTGTATAGAATTAATGCCCATGCTTGAAGTACTAAAGTATTTTTATGAAACCGGGAAACTACATGAATCACATCAATGGAAACAAGAATAATATTTACTGGTCAGTTAGGGTTCTCGGGCTTGTAACACCAAATATGATGTGAAATTGTATTAAAAGAGTTGGAGTAGGTGAGTTCAGTAGTGGAGAGGAAATTCAAAAGTCATTTTTTTTATATTGTTCTACTGTCAGTTCCATTTGTAGTATTAGAGATTTTACTTTTATTAAAATATCCTAACACCGGATTAGGAAGAATTATAAGCTTGCCATTAACTTTTATGATGAATGGTGTGATAATTCTGATCTCATCTAGTGTGGTTTATTATTTGCTTAAATACACCAAGTTTAGAGTTGTTGGGCGAGTTATTCTAGGATTGACGATATGTTCAACTCTTATCGTAACAATATGGTTGTATCCGCAGGATTCATCTATACATATTTCAGAAATCATAATAGAAGATATTAAGAATCTCTGGATTAAATGAGGAATTTAATGGTGGAACAGAGAAAGTCAACATACTAAGATATTGGATGTGACTCTATGAATCATGAACTGTTTAGCAGAATTAATGGATATTTAGAAGGAGTAAGTAATGTAGTTACATACTTCGGAGGATGCTATGGGCACGAATATCAGTTTGTAAAAATTGATTCGCCAATAGAACGAGCAATAGAACTTTATAATGCTAATAGTAATTTAAAAAATCACAAAGATATTAAATATGTAGGACTAAGCGAAATAGATGATTGGAAGGATGAGATATTTAATATTACGGCAAAATGGTTTTTCTCTTTATTTCGCTTACAAGATTTTGGCATAAGTATTGAATATCCGGACATTGATGGGGAAACGCCTGCAGAACTAGATAAAGAGTTAAATAACGTGAGTAATAAACTGATTAAACTGTTGGAAGAATTCTTTGAAGGGTCAATTGTTAAAGCTTATAGACTCGTAACAGAGAATGAATGGAAAGATGAGTTTGATTGGGAACAGATTTATTTTTCGATAGGTAATGAAGTATTTATCTTAGATCTATATCAGTGGGGTTAACGGATTGAAAGATTAGCGATCGCACTTGAACTTGCAAATATGGATCTTAAAAATATAGAAAAAAACTGAAGGAGTTCCTGAATTGAAGAACCAAAAGCATGCAATGATTTTAATATTTCTTTTAATGATACTAGCCCTAAGTGGTTGCATTTCATACAGTGTGAAGACGGATAAAATTGTTGAGGATGGGGTGAACATAAACTCGATTACAATTGGACTGGGAGAGAGCGAAGAAGATGCAGGTATTACAGTCGTAACATACAATTTCACTCTTCGAAATAGAACCAATACATCAATAATGTTAAAAACAGTTGAACCGATCTTAAGTAAGGATATTCAGGAGCGATTAATTGATAGGGACATTAAATTGGACATAAATGAGAAAGTTGATGGTAATAGCTCGGAAGAACTGACAGGTACTTTTAAATTAGATACTAAAGGGCTGGATAAAGAAGGAATAATCAAGTTAAACATTAATGTTAACGAATTTAATATAGCAATGGAACAAGTCGTAGGGATGAATGATGTAAATAACTAATATGAAAAAAGTCCAAATAAACATATCTAACAAAGAGGTGTATCTTTATGGAAAGAAAAAAAGATGAGAACAAAGAGATGGCTATAATTCCAGATCACCATAGCCCTTTACGACATTTCCTTAATGAAGCAAATGGACAACCGAACAATCAGTTTATAGATAGTTTTAAGAAAGCTCTGGATACTCCAGATGCATATGTAATTATGGAAGGTGATGATGGAGGACAAATCTACTTGTCTTGTCCTATGAAACTAGTCAATTGCAGTGAGGAGACATTACATACTCTATTAAAAGATTTAGATACCATTGCATGGGCCTGTAATGAGGGAGAAGGCCAAGGACTATTTTACGAAAAACTCTTTCCTGGTGATGGGATTAGTGGAGGTATGGGGGGAGGAGATGTTGAGGAAGGACTATGGATTCATGAAGAATTTATAGATTTACAATTATATGATGAAAATTTATGAAGTCATATTAGGCAATAAAGAAAGAATAACAAAGCAATAAAATGAATGAATTATAAGGCCCATCAATATCGGATAACAAAGTGTTCATGTTGTGGATTGGCAAACTGTTGAAATACTGCATATAGAGAAAAAGGAATATGCGAGATGAGTTATGGGCGTAAGAAAAAAATATAAACGTAAAATCGTTCGCTCCAATCGATTATTTTATTGGTATGTTGAACCGGATATTGACGATGAAGGGATAATCAAATTACATATCGTTTCTGAGGATAAAAAGTTAATCGTCACTTATGAAGTGGGACAACACAGTATTAAGAACAAGCCCCCATTTATAGTCATCATCGGAGAAGAATTCGAAGGTTGGACAACAGAATATATAGGATACAGAAGAGTACTAACACCGAAATGGAGCGATGAGATCATCACGCCAAAGTTGATAGGTGAAATCATTGATTGGTGCCTGTTGAAAGATAAAGAAATAAACATCGTTAATTGGAAAGGTGAAATTCTTCGGCCTCTCTCCTGAATGGAGTGTAATTGCATTTGAGAAATAACTTAGATTCGTGTGAACTCTTTTGAAAACGCATACGTGAAAACAAGAGACGTAATTAACATATTGAAGAGTTATCAGATCATCCTATTTTTTTAACTCTCAAAATAAATATTTTAAAGAAAATGTAAATGACCACTAGAATATTCAATAATAATAGTCCTATATATCCATCCGTTAACTTTGTTCGTTCAATCCACTTGTTGACTAACTCTCCAGAGAGAGCTTGTTTTCCTAAATATTTTTCTATATCATTTTGATTTATTCCATCCCTATATATAAGTGGAAACTCCATGCTGTTGGATGAAGCAGCTAGCGGCGGATAGAACTCTACCCATTTCTGACCTGCCCATCGATCATACTTATAACTAATGTCTCCGCTGGAATCAAGGGTGTTCCATCTAAGAAAACCCAATATGACTAGAATACAAAGTGTGATCATGCTAATTATTAGCTTCTTGATAATCAAATAAACCCCATCCTTATGTTTGTGAGTATTTTACGTTCCATAAGACATTTAACGATATGTAAGGTAGCATTGGAAAAAAGTCATGAGATAAGTAGTTAAACAAAACCTAATTCAACGATTATAAAATACCAAAAAACTTAAAAAAGATGATCTAGCTAGATTACAGGATCACCTTCTTTAAGCAGTAAAGTTCCAATTATAGAAATATTCATTATATAGAGTGATCAGGAATGATTCGAACGATCTAGAGATGCTGCTTTAATAAAAAGGTAATTAAGGATTTGGCCAAATCTTTTTCTTTGAGTCATCTGGACCTAGTAAATAGATTTCTTCGACCTTTCCGTAGGCATTGGAAAACGATATATTGAAATCCTTACTACCTCCTATGGGGAGTTTACTACCTTTAATCTGAATGAATAATGAATTGTTATTATGCGAAACGTTATAGCCGTGATACCTACTGATACTATCTGCGAATCCACCTTTTAAAGTGATAAGTTCAGAAGAAACTTCGGATTTCGTAACCATGATTTCCTCAGGGTTCACAACCTTGTTAAACATATAAATTCCAATGATAACAGGAACCACAACGATTATAACGGCACTAACGATAATGCCATACTTTGTTCTTGGTCTCATAGTTGATAAATCACCTCATTGATATTAATCGATGCACCCGATGATACTTGGGTACATCGATTAATTGTATTTGTTTAAAACTGATTGCTACGTTTAGGAGCATTAGGTTCATCTGAATAATATACCAAATAATCATATGGCACAGCAGCATTCGTAGTGTAAGCACCGTCTCTGAGTGAATTATACAGATTTTGTGGCGTATTTGGAAAACCAGCAGTATACGTATCTGTTGATACAGAATTCCACAATCCTACCGCAAAAGAAGAGCAATTATTTAACGAGCTCCAAGAGTCATGGCTTCGAATATATGAATTGACACTGTTAAGTTGGCTCTGGGTTAAATACATAGAACGGGAAACTCTATTATTGTAGCTATTCTCAGAGATAAATTTAGCTTCTAAGTTATAAAATATGCCTTCATTTTCGCTTTTATTGCCCCATGTACCCACAGAAATAGTTTTATTAGAGGCAATTCCGCTAAGTCCGCCAACAGAAATATTGGATGAACTCACGTTTTTAACTGTTATAAAAGAATGGGTGCCCCAATTCGATCCTGTCGAACCCCCTGAACTATTTGTACTGCCATTAGGGACCGAAAAAAGAGTCAATACGGCAACATCAGAGCTTGCCATAGGAATAATAGTACCATTTTTGTTCTTTACTACGGGACTAGGCTGTTCACTAGATACAGTCGCTTTAGACGGTTGAGCCTCTGTCGGTACAGTAGTGTTGCTATTTGCAGAAGCATAGGTCGGAAATATAGTACTGAACGCTAGAGTGAAGATAGCCAACAAAAGAAACGGAACTCTAAATAAATTCTTCATTTTAAATTTGATTCCTCCATACTTTCAGGATTTTGTATTATCTTTCTAGTAGTAAATTTCTGTTCAGCATCCAAAGAAGATCGAAATGAGATAGACATTGTAACGACTCATTATCTAACAATATCTTCGAAAATCACCTCTTTCTTTAGTTGATTTAGAGTGTTATGTAATACTTGATGTGATTATTTTTCCTCTCGAATCTATTAACAACGAAAGTTCAATAGAAGTTACATTTTTTTTAGAAAAAAATTCAAAAAAATATTATTAAATGGAATAAAAAACAAGTGGTGTATGTATCAAAGTAAAAGAGCTGGGACAAGCATTTATACTATTCGCATATGACCGATAACAGAAGAAATATGATTGTGTAGATGGATTTCTGAATTACTGGACATTTGGCGTCAATGGAGCAATTAGAGAAGCAGTTTTGCCTACAGATGCTTGGTCAAGTATCCGAGCAGCAAGGTTTGCTACTGAACTCAATTCTACTGAAAGGTATGCTTTATTAAGAGACGCGATGGTTAGACTTCGTAATGCCGATCTCAGAGTGCGAGATGTCAAAAGCGAGCTGTACATAGATCAGAGATAAGGAGGCACAGAATGGAAATTAAAATGCCGTTTAGCGTGGGGTCAGTCTTCAATATACCGGGATTTGGGGCTAATGAAGAGTTGGATGAACCGTCAGAGTTGCAGCAATCTGTAATATTGAAAGGCAAAAAATTATATTGTGAGAGAGGAGTTTTCAACAAGATCGGAGGGGTTTGGCGACGAATGAATAACAACCTTTTTCAAAATTACTGTGGTTGCCTAGCGTTCTCAAACAACCTCTGGACGTCTGTTAGGTAGGATGTAGATTAGAAGAATTTACTGATAACATCTAATGATTTGCTATATTCAGCTATGTACATCATGCGCCGAGGCTTTCATCTGCTGAAAAATGGGACAGACCTACGCTACATTCAGGAACTACTTAGTCATATGAATGCAAGAGTAGCATATATTGACAAAAATTATCTAAAAAAGTCCATAAACTTCCTTGGAAAAAGAATTGATGAATAATTTTTCTGCTGAATCTTCCTTTTTCACCAAATTTTTCTCTGAAAATGTCGCAAGATGGGTTATGATATACGTAGTTTAGATTTTAGAAGAATATTCTGATACGTTAACAAAGGAGCAATCTTAATGGAGACTCTCAATAAGTTAATTCAAGCAGTAGAGAATAGAAAACCAATTATGTTTACCTACAACAAGCCTGGAAAAATTCAAGGTATAAGAGTAGGCAATGTACATGCAATTTTTATTTTTGTAGCTAAAAGTGGATTGAAAAGTACAAAAATACATATTGTACAAACAGGAGGAGTTTCAGATTCTGCTTGGGAAAACCCTTTTCCTGATTTTAGAATGTTTGATATAAAAGATGTTGGAAACATAGAGATTATTGAAAGTGAACCAAAATTCGAAATATTAACTGATAAGTATAATCCTGAATGGACAGGTTATTCAAATACCATTGCGAAGGTGTGAGATTAATGAGTGTTGCTTACCACCTGGAAATTTATTCAACTGATCGGTTTAAATTAATGCTAAATTATTCTGGTATAGTGAATGATACTGCTAGTGAAGACCTTTGCTTAAACATCTTTGCAATAGATGCTCAAGGTATGCCTATTTTTACAGAACGACTCTATGTAGACCATATTAGAAAAATTTTTACACATTTGAATTCTATTTCGATTATTAGAGAAGGAGCTCCTATATCTTCTAAGTTTGTTGAAACCTCAGATGAAATCAACGTATTACTAGAAAGTTTAAAGGAGAGAGACTTAGAAGTAATACTAACCTTATTAAACAAATTCAAATCAGAAAATAAAATTATTGGTCTACTAGAGTCATTAAGTGATCTGGAAATAGAAAATTTACATGGTGCCTACCATCATAAACTAATGATAAGTGAGATTTCAAATCTAAGGAAACTATTACTTTACGAAGAGAGTGGAAAAATAGTTGATGGAGTGAATTCTGAAGATAGCTTAATCAAATATCGAGCTAAACAACCAGAAAAGGTTTTTCAAAATTGGATTGAACAAAATTTATGGATTTTCGGTGTGGATTATATAAAAAAGCATGATGCAAGAAAGATTGGTTTATTTAGTGAAGGAGATTTGCTCATGGAATCAGTTGATGGATATCTTGATTTAATTGAATTAAAGCGGCCATCACATGATTTACTAAAGTATGATATGAGCCATAAATGTTATTATCCTCATCCAGACTTGTCATTAGTCATTGGTCAAAGCCTTTTCTATTTGCAAAAGTTAGAAGAATATAAGTTGAACTTAGAAAGAGAGTATTCCATTAAAGTTATAATGCCTCGAATTAGAATAATCGTGGGTTGCAATAAGAACTTTAATAATGATCAGAAGGATTGTTTAAGAGTTTTGAATTCTAAACTTAATTCAATTCAAATAATTACTTATGATGATCTAGTTTCTTATGGTGAGTTGTTATTAAAGCAATACGAAGATTAATTACTATGTGTAGTAAGAATTTGTGGGGAAAATAAGTACAAACACTTCTTTAAAGGCCGTGAATACAAAAAAATCTATTCATAAAGAAACAAAACAATAGTAATAAGGAGTTCTGTATGTATTTTATTAACTACGTATTTTTAGATGTAGTAATGAAAGTTGTTTAGGGAATTTCAATGATAGAACACAGGGAAATTAGAAAGAGAGGAGATTTATTACTATGTCCATTACAATCAGTTTACCTTCGAGATATGAAGATCTTGATACGGCATATAGGGGAAGATTGGTACCTAATTCAAACTTGTTATCTATAATAAACACTGCAAATAAATCAATACAAATTAGTGGAGGGATTCGCTTTCTGCCTATGTACGGTGAAAGTGGCGCTGGAAAGACTTCCGCTGTTCGCGAGATAAGTACACATATCCCTAGTACATATACATTTCAACTTAATCGTGAAGAGATTGAAAGTAAAGAGAAACTCTTTGAAAGAGTACAAATCGAGAAAATATATAATATTGACAAATTATTGATTGCGATTATTGATCAATATGAAGAAGGAGTAGTAGGCAGAGAGACTATTCCAACACAATTTGTAGAGTATTTAAGTTTATTAGACCGGGGAGAGTTTCGTAATATACCAATTGTTTTTATTTGGTTGACGACAAATAGGGAGTTTCAGAGGTTATTAGTAGATGCTACAAGTAGAAATAAGAGGATTCTTTTAAGTGATGATTTTATAATTTCAGGACCCGTTAAAGAAGAATGGCCTTCAATCATTGAAGAAACTTTTTCCTTCCATAACTCAGAGAATTCATTAGCGGACTACGGTATTTTGGAACCAGATCTGGTGGATATTGGCCTTCGATGTAATACAATAGGTGCCGCGATTGAAAAAGTTGGTAGCTTGTTGGCGAGCAACATTGATGATGTTGATAATCTGTCAGATTACCAAGTAATCCTAATGTGGCCTGTCGCAGACAGTGTAAGAATTCAACGTGTACTGCAATTTAGTAAACCTCGTGAAGGTTATAAACTTAATTGGGATGCTTGGTATAGAGAACTCAATGACGAAGATAGAGCGAGTCTACCTTTAAGAGAATTTAATAAAACGCGATTGTACTTTGATCTTCGTATTGTTCCTGTAAAAGTTGCTGATTTACACAAGCTTTGTCTCTCATTAGAAGATGAAAATTACCGAGTACCTGTTTCACCATTAAATAGGTTTAAGGCTACTCATTTTTACTTAATACTTTCTGATAATTGGACTAATTATAATTTTAATCCTGTTAGGGATAGAGAGTCTCAACGTTCTATTGCTGCACGTGAGTGGTATCAAGATATACCAGAAAAATCTGTCGCACTGGGGAAAAGAATTTCTGAGATACTAAGATTGTGTGACCTTGAAGCATCATATGAAAAAAATATCAATACAGAATATAGTTCAGTTCGAGCAGATGTATATGTTAAAAAAGAAGGAGCACAAAAAAATAAGCTTATTATCGAAATGAAGGTGTTTTCTTCGGAAAACACAAAACCTTCGTCAATTAAAGATGCAATTAAAGTCACTTTAAGAAGACACGCACAATTAGCAGGTTTTCTTCAAAGACAATAATAGAAGTTCTCATTACCACTTTGCTCATAATAAGAACTTCTGCTTTGAGTATGGGCGAAGGAATCCACGCCACTAAAATTGAGAATGCAAGAGTGTACAAAAAATTGAGAACATCGGTTGCATGAACTTCAGTGCAGCCGTTTTTGTTTAAAGGAAGCAAATATATGGAGAGAATAATTGCTGATATGAGTCAGTAAGGCAATGTTATAAATATGAAAATTTATTTTCCTTAGAGGTAACAGTTTATTTCCACCATGCAAATTAATCGTATTCTTTTATTATAATTCGATAATTACATTAAAAAGTTCATAATTTTTCGTACAATTTAGATGAGACAAAGAGAAAAGGAATAACATAGAGGCGCAAGCTTAATCAGCTTGGTGAGGCATCCTTGAAGCAAGCGATTCCGTTGTGGGACAACCCCGAAGTGCAAGAACAGAGCCGAAGGGTGGACGAACTGGTGGCCCGAGTGGGTGAAATGAAGGCGAGACATAACCGAGTTGTACGATGATGAATGAGGTACATAACGCGTAGGGGAGGAGAAGCTATGGATTTTCCACCATGGTTGCAACAAGCGATTCAGGCAAGGCTAGATGAAGTATCTGCCCAAATCGAGCATGACCCTGAATTGAGTCGTGTACGTGAGGATAAGGACGAAGCGTTCGAAGGATTGTTTTTTGGCAAGGATATCGAGCAGAAACCCGAATATGCTAAGTGGGAGAGCCGCTACATTGTCAGTAAAGGAATAGAGAATGAGCGGTTATACATGCAAGGGCTAAGAGATGGCATTCAACTCACAGTATCCTTGCTAGGTGTGTCGATGCCGGAGGAGATTGATACGAAGGCTTGATCCACTAACGCGAATCCATAAGTCAGGGGAAGCGGCCCCGATCTTAACTTAAAAAACCAGCCGAAGCGGTAGATTACACGCTTCGGCTGGTTTTTTAACGATCTACTTTTCCAAAATCCAACTCTTACTTCGCACTCACAGACTTAAACCATTCATTAACTTCTT
The window above is part of the Paenibacillus sp. 1781tsa1 genome. Proteins encoded here:
- a CDS encoding Shedu anti-phage system protein SduA domain-containing protein; this encodes MSVAYHLEIYSTDRFKLMLNYSGIVNDTASEDLCLNIFAIDAQGMPIFTERLYVDHIRKIFTHLNSISIIREGAPISSKFVETSDEINVLLESLKERDLEVILTLLNKFKSENKIIGLLESLSDLEIENLHGAYHHKLMISEISNLRKLLLYEESGKIVDGVNSEDSLIKYRAKQPEKVFQNWIEQNLWIFGVDYIKKHDARKIGLFSEGDLLMESVDGYLDLIELKRPSHDLLKYDMSHKCYYPHPDLSLVIGQSLFYLQKLEEYKLNLEREYSIKVIMPRIRIIVGCNKNFNNDQKDCLRVLNSKLNSIQIITYDDLVSYGELLLKQYED
- a CDS encoding helix-turn-helix domain-containing protein yields the protein MPLQEQTSLWSDTTIKMLDGYSGTLQTSSVLNETELTSNVLLLAVGGEGELAMNGEVCHIGASFACHVAKGTSFTLTARSDELYYIVIRYKASSLEGASHALPSYRKHPLQTSFIQNPVTQAEWIQNAEKIVAKWRRGEGLERFHANALLQGMIYELIMEYERGQGGAESDMVDVVVSYISSHYRQNLELKELAALAGCSVRQLQRRFKQEKQLGPMEYVIQLRMENASRMLLHTDASIGEIADKMGYRDMYYFSRAFKKYYGVPPLRYRLAAASELDEKYAQALLRNRTASSYESAQGPVICHMRGEYQVTESPQRIAVLDVQYADHLLALGLSPVGSVGSGSAVVNFPQYIRAGLQGTELLGTYEYPDLLAVERLSPDLIICTEVHDQHHERLSRIAPVIMFKRNESWQTILSLFGELTGKRTEAKRILADYHRRTALLSEELAPVLAGKSVALIRPLDSLVRVHSAAHRTGAVLYRDLGLPVPLFVSDTADTAYHISVDRLPAVQASHYFLLSNELMQDGISATEQRVWGMLDTGERQHIHSVDAATWIGCYGPMGINGIVDQIEQALLG
- a CDS encoding ATP-binding protein; its protein translation is MSITISLPSRYEDLDTAYRGRLVPNSNLLSIINTANKSIQISGGIRFLPMYGESGAGKTSAVREISTHIPSTYTFQLNREEIESKEKLFERVQIEKIYNIDKLLIAIIDQYEEGVVGRETIPTQFVEYLSLLDRGEFRNIPIVFIWLTTNREFQRLLVDATSRNKRILLSDDFIISGPVKEEWPSIIEETFSFHNSENSLADYGILEPDLVDIGLRCNTIGAAIEKVGSLLASNIDDVDNLSDYQVILMWPVADSVRIQRVLQFSKPREGYKLNWDAWYRELNDEDRASLPLREFNKTRLYFDLRIVPVKVADLHKLCLSLEDENYRVPVSPLNRFKATHFYLILSDNWTNYNFNPVRDRESQRSIAAREWYQDIPEKSVALGKRISEILRLCDLEASYEKNINTEYSSVRADVYVKKEGAQKNKLIIEMKVFSSENTKPSSIKDAIKVTLRRHAQLAGFLQRQ
- a CDS encoding retropepsin-like aspartic protease; amino-acid sequence: MKINYDGQLITTSLTVTFRGRTLKIDDVIIDTGSSHTIISPDVLEEIGVTYETGDSIFEAYGIGGSIPFYTKIMDRIVIDTNSIENIEIDVGILPKDHKGLLGLDILKQQNFIIDLKLLELRK